The following proteins come from a genomic window of Homo sapiens chromosome 2 genomic patch of type FIX, GRCh38.p14 PATCHES HG2052_PATCH:
- the NAT8 gene encoding N-acetyltransferase 8: protein MAPCHIRKYQESDRQWVVGLLSRGMAEHAPATFRQLLKLPRTLILLLGGPLALLLVSGSWLLALVFSISLFPALWFLAKKPWTEYVDMTLCTDMSDITKSYLSERGSCFWVAESEEKVVGMVGALPVDDPTLREKRLQLFHLFVDSEHRRQGIAKALVRTVLQFARDQGYSEVILDTGTIQLSAMALYQSMGFKKTGQSFFCVWARLVALHTVHFIYHLPSSKVGSL, encoded by the coding sequence ATGGCTCCTTGTCACATCCGCAAATACCAGGAGAGCGACCGCCAGTGGGTTGTGGGCTTGCTCTCCCGGGGGATGGCCGAGCATGCCCCAGCCACCTTCCGGCAATTGCTGAAGCTGCCTCGAACCCTCATACTCTTACTTGGGGGGCCCCTCGCCCTACTCCTGGTCTCTGGATCCTGGCTTCTAGCCCTCGTGTTCAGCATCAGCCTCTTCCCTGCCCTGTGGTTCCTTGCCAAAAAACCCTGGACGGAGTATGTGGACATGACATTGTGCACAGACATGTCTGACATTACCAAATCCTACCTGAGTGAGCGTGGCTCCTGCTTCTGGGTGGCTGAGTCTGAAGAGAAGGTGGTGGGCATGGTAGGAGCTCTGCCTGTTGATGATCCCACCTTGAGGGAGAAGCGGTTGCAGCTGTTTCATCTCTTTGTGGACAGTGAGCACCGTCGTCAGGGGATAGCAAAAGCCCTGGTCAGGACTGTCCTCCAGTTTGCCCGGGACCAGGGCTACAGTGAAGTTATCCTGGACACCGGCACCATCCAGCTCTCTGCTATGGCCCTCTACCAGAGCATGGGCTTCAAGAAGACGGGCCAGTCCTTCTTCTGTGTGTGGGCCAGGCTAGTGGCTCTTCATACAGTTCATTTCATCTACCACCTCCCTTCTTCTAAGGTAGGGAGTCTGTGA